A region of the Echeneis naucrates chromosome 22, fEcheNa1.1, whole genome shotgun sequence genome:
GGTATGTGGAATATGTTAATCATTTGGTTACAGGGAAGAGTGTGGAgcagtgagaaaagaaaaaatatctccCTGTATCATGTTAGTCCAGTTCCCACCATCCTGACTCCTCCCTCTTCATTGATTTCTGTATTTTGGAAATATTGCAGTCTAAGTCGAAGATGGACTTTGAGCTAAGTCTTCAACTCGTCATCTTGGCAGCATCCATGAATAGTTATTTCCATAACATACGCATGTAAACCTGCATTTGGttatatagtatatataaaATGACACTTTGGTAATTTAGGCTTTAAGAAATGATCTAAACGTGAATGGGAGGATGTCTGTGCCCACTCAACACTCTAGGTGGCAGTAATGCACGTAAACGCTGTTGCTTTTCcgcattaaaaacagaaagaaggagaCTCTGCACTTGATCTGGATCCGGATCCTGATTTGATCTGAACTGGGACGCAGGTGTCAGAGTCTCTGCTCAGTCTGTCGgacatcagacatcagacatgGGCCTGAGTGAGTATCGCTGTCTGTCGCTCTCTCAGAATTCCGCTTTCCGCGAGGCCTCAAATTTCTCCGATCGATCCAACTCAATCTGACGGACATCCGGGTTCGCAGTTCCATCGCTGAtctctttatatatttttttagggtATTATTACTTTACCTTTTATATCCGTAATGTGTCTTATAGAAAGgtaaaatctaataaataataaataataaaatgcagtAATGGTAGTTTCTGTAGAAAATGTCTGGAATTCATCCAGATGAGCAGGAAagttaatttctgtttttatcttgtgTTTCTTGGGGACAGTTTCTCCGATTGAGTCAGGAACAGGTAAGAGTTTGGAAAACCTTTCATGCTATTATAAATTCATTGTGTTGTCAAATAATTTTTAACACACTTTATCATAGAGAAGGCACCAGCCATAAaactggaggaagaagaagaagaagaagaagaagatgatgatggtggtggtggtgatggtgatggggTCCacattgaattgaaaaaaaaaaaagatggagggaaaaataaagtgaaaggaTCTTTATCTACCAGCTCAAAAGTCCTTATAGGTAAGTCTTTTTATAATGCAGCCAGTTCATTAATGTTTGTTCTTTGCCAAAGTTTTCATAAAATCTTTGAAGTAGGAAACCATTCTGCTGAGAAGGGTTTCACTCCTAGTCTAGTTTCAGATTCATAAGAACTgggtaaaaaaaatctgtgtcactgtgtctgACCAAACCACTCAATTTAAGCAGCAAATGTCTTAAATGTATCCATCTATGAGTGGTAAGTTTTAAttaactgttttcattttgtgttcaaGGGGCCGCCACCATTGTGGGAGGAGGTAAGACTTCAGTAAAAATGTGGGgaatcatttatatttactcTCTAATgatttttaaaggaaatgtaGCTAGCTTACTTATTTTACACATGATCTGATTAATCACTACGTTGCCAGTAGACACAAAGGTTCCTACGCTGTGTTGCAGCAGGTACTGTGGCTCTGGTCCCTGTCCTTCTGGGGGCCGCAGGTTTCACCACAGCTGGAATAGCAGCAGGCTCCCTTGGTGCCAAAATGATGTCGGCTGCTGCAGTTGCTAATGGAGGTGGAGTGGCAGCAGGAAGCATCGTGGCTTTTTTGCAGTCAGCAGgtattataaaaatgtttataaattataaaaattttAGTGCTCTTTTGGGCttgaagtcagttttttttttttttttcctccagctcaTTTTTACCTTGGTATcttttttgtacaaaaaaaaaaaaaaaaaacaactactgatgtcttttgaatgaatgtgtgtgtatctcatTGTAGGTGCAGCAGGTCTGTCAGGAATTGCCACAGCAGGTGTGGCCACCACTGGAGGAATGGTGGGATTTATCAGCAGCTATTTTGGGGTGAaagcacacaacaaaaaaaaagaataacaggAGCCAAGTCAATCCTTCATTTACCAAATACCATTCTCATGATGATGATTtgagatattaaatatgaaataaatctgTATAAAGTGTGGAAAATGCTGATTCA
Encoded here:
- the LOC115036133 gene encoding interferon alpha-inducible protein 27, mitochondrial-like isoform X2, which produces MGLISPIESGTEKAPAIKLEEEEEEEEEDDDGGGGDGDGVHIELKKKKDGGKNKVKGSLSTSSKVLIGAATIVGGGTVALVPVLLGAAGFTTAGIAAGSLGAKMMSAAAVANGGGVAAGSIVAFLQSAGAAGLSGIATAGVATTGGMVGFISSYFGVKAHNKKKE
- the LOC115036133 gene encoding interferon alpha-inducible protein 27-like protein 2 isoform X1; this translates as MGLISPIESGTEKAPAIKLEEEEEEEEEDDDGGGGDGDGVHIELKKKKDGGKNKVKGSLSTSSKVLIGAATIVGGAGTVALVPVLLGAAGFTTAGIAAGSLGAKMMSAAAVANGGGVAAGSIVAFLQSAGAAGLSGIATAGVATTGGMVGFISSYFGVKAHNKKKE